The Deltaproteobacteria bacterium genome window below encodes:
- a CDS encoding amidohydrolase family protein produces the protein MATTHTSKSAEVRKRLSHPVIDSDGHTVEFEPGVMDYLQKVGGPGIVERYKTERSNGMLSGLGGMLSWHRLSPQERREQRVTVPPWWALPAKNTLDRVTAMLPKLLYERLDDMGLDVTVAYPTFGLLAPHLDDEEIRRAACRAFNSYHADVFREYNDRIIPVAVIPMHTPQEALEELDYAVKTLEMKAVMLAGHVVRPVPHVQRHTPEAAKYAYWLDTFCLDSEYDYDPVWAKCVELKVAPTFHSAGMGWGHRTSISTYMYNHIGHFAEAGEALCKAMFFSGVQKRFPTLTCAFLEGGVSTGARLYADLIARWKKRNPEAIENYNPANLNMELVVDLCRRYGGRVTEGKLDRLGLASGATINTKAAPENTNDFARSGVTKEEDIRDLFVPRFYFGCEADDPMNAIAFNTKVNPFGQKIKAVYSSDIGHWDVPDMTEVTEEAYELVEHGVISETDFRDFVFANPTTLWTGMNPDFFKGTVVESQVGQLLANGAH, from the coding sequence ATGGCGACCACACACACATCCAAGTCGGCGGAAGTCCGTAAACGGCTCAGTCATCCGGTCATCGACTCCGATGGCCACACGGTGGAGTTCGAGCCTGGCGTCATGGACTACCTGCAAAAAGTCGGTGGACCGGGGATTGTCGAACGCTACAAAACCGAACGCTCGAATGGCATGCTGTCCGGCTTGGGCGGCATGCTGAGTTGGCATCGGCTTTCCCCCCAGGAGCGCCGCGAACAGCGCGTCACCGTGCCGCCGTGGTGGGCGCTGCCCGCCAAAAATACGCTGGATCGGGTGACGGCCATGTTGCCCAAGCTCCTGTATGAGAGACTGGATGACATGGGACTGGATGTAACCGTCGCGTACCCGACCTTCGGCTTGCTGGCGCCTCATCTCGATGACGAAGAGATTCGCCGCGCCGCTTGCCGGGCGTTCAATTCCTACCATGCCGACGTGTTTCGCGAGTACAACGACCGCATCATTCCTGTCGCGGTCATTCCCATGCACACGCCGCAAGAAGCCCTCGAAGAGCTGGACTATGCGGTGAAGACGTTAGAGATGAAAGCCGTGATGCTAGCCGGTCACGTGGTGCGCCCGGTGCCGCACGTGCAGCGCCACACGCCCGAGGCCGCCAAATATGCCTACTGGTTGGACACCTTCTGTCTCGATAGCGAGTACGACTACGACCCGGTGTGGGCGAAATGCGTGGAGCTGAAAGTTGCCCCGACGTTTCACTCGGCGGGCATGGGCTGGGGCCATCGCACGTCGATCTCGACCTACATGTACAACCACATCGGTCATTTTGCCGAAGCCGGTGAGGCGCTATGTAAGGCGATGTTCTTCAGCGGGGTGCAGAAGCGCTTTCCGACGCTGACCTGCGCGTTTCTGGAAGGCGGCGTGAGCACCGGCGCACGGCTCTATGCCGACCTGATCGCCCGCTGGAAAAAGCGCAATCCCGAAGCCATCGAGAACTACAACCCGGCCAATCTCAATATGGAGTTGGTGGTGGATCTGTGTCGGCGCTACGGCGGGCGTGTGACTGAAGGCAAGCTCGACCGGCTCGGCCTCGCTAGCGGGGCGACGATCAACACCAAAGCCGCGCCCGAGAACACCAACGATTTCGCGCGCAGCGGCGTGACCAAAGAAGAAGACATCCGCGATCTGTTCGTGCCGCGTTTCTACTTCGGTTGCGAAGCCGACGACCCGATGAACGCCATCGCCTTCAACACCAAGGTGAATCCCTTCGGGCAGAAAATTAAAGCGGTCTACAGTTCCGACATTGGCCATTGGGACGTGCCGGACATGACCGAGGTGACGGAAGAGGCGTACGAGCTGGTCGAGCATGGAGTGATAAGCGAAACGGATTTTCGCGATTTCGTGTTCGCCAACCCGACCACGCTGTGGACGGGGATGAACCCGGACTTTTTCAAAGGCACGGTGGTGGAATCGCAAGTCGGTCAGCTATTAGCGAATGGGGCTCACTAG
- a CDS encoding SBBP repeat-containing protein, with protein sequence MVAGAVFGAATLSYAQDLFWAKKAGGGSTDEGHGIAVDGSGNSYVTGRFQGTSVFGPGEAGQTSLVSGGLVDIFVAKYDSDGLLVWVKQAGGEGTNEGRALTVDSSGNSYVTGFFQNTATFGAGEGNETTLVAQGGNADIFVAKYDSSGLLQWVKQAGSGNGVVGVGSSTEQGLGIGIDASNVYVTGFFQSTNAVFGPGEAGEVTLSVPGGGREIFLAKFSASDGTFAWVKNAGGVGTDEGHAIAVDSSGNSYITGVFALTATFDAATVTSAASGDVFVAKYNTSGTLVWVKRAGGGSDDEGNGIAIDGSGKSYVTGRFTGTNVTFGPGEGNQTLLSAGHGNDIDIFVAGYNADGTLAWAKRAGGLSGGSGPSPDEGFGIATDSDGNSYVTGFFNNTATFGPGAGQSVVAASTTNEDIFLATYTSSGNLIWVRRAGGTSRDESYAVAVRNREAHITGRIQGQAASSAVFGLGETNETTLSASAVDIFVAKYKAPVCGDSALGVGETCDEGAANGMPGSCCSSECTLVTEGTVCREGIGLCDADETCNGISGTCPADVLATAGTVCRPGVDACDAAETCSGASADCPSDSFAEAGTACGGSAAACDALDTCDGSGTCVDNIDPADTVCLSGTGVCDPNDTCDGSSKTCAPVVATAGTACGGSDAACDALDTCNGSGSCTDNVDPAGTVCLTGTGTCDPNDTCDGTGKACAPTFAETGTACGGSDVACDALDTCNGSGSCTDNVDTAGTVCLTGTGICDPNDTCDGASAACAPTFAETGTACGGSDVACDALDTCNGGGTCVDNIDSADVVCRASAGTCDPAEHCTGSSTICPIDVASAPGAVCRPAVSSCDHEEVCDGSGVCPPDIVEPPTTVCRAGSGDCTDTPEFCNGKTGDCPPDLPVVATFGCQIGSNPTPVLCQGTSKKDLIIGTNGPDVIFGGGGNDEIHGLKGDDIICGEDGNDILVGDLGNDILLGGNGNDILRGNGADSPLVDEEDNNRLFGGEGNDTLIGGEGADRLEGENGNDKLLSHGGNDLLFGGAGKDNLNGGDGDDELDGGTEVDKLDGGPGIDKCKNGESPAFKNCELVLP encoded by the coding sequence ATGGTCGCTGGGGCCGTGTTCGGTGCCGCGACTCTCAGCTACGCCCAAGACCTCTTCTGGGCCAAGAAAGCCGGAGGCGGTTCTACCGACGAAGGCCACGGTATCGCGGTGGACGGCAGCGGTAACAGCTACGTCACCGGACGTTTCCAAGGCACTTCCGTCTTCGGTCCCGGAGAAGCCGGGCAAACCTCCCTCGTCAGTGGCGGCCTCGTCGATATCTTCGTAGCCAAGTACGATTCCGATGGTCTGCTCGTCTGGGTCAAACAAGCCGGCGGTGAAGGCACCAACGAAGGCCGTGCCCTCACCGTGGATAGTAGCGGTAACAGCTACGTCACTGGCTTCTTTCAGAACACCGCCACTTTTGGTGCCGGCGAAGGCAATGAAACTACACTCGTGGCGCAAGGCGGTAACGCCGATATCTTCGTGGCCAAGTACGATTCCTCCGGTCTGCTGCAATGGGTCAAACAAGCCGGCAGCGGCAACGGCGTCGTAGGGGTCGGCAGCAGCACCGAGCAAGGCTTAGGCATCGGCATCGACGCGAGCAACGTCTACGTCACCGGCTTCTTCCAGAGCACGAACGCGGTGTTCGGTCCCGGCGAAGCTGGCGAGGTGACTTTGAGCGTGCCAGGCGGCGGACGCGAAATTTTCCTCGCCAAGTTCAGCGCTAGCGACGGCACCTTCGCGTGGGTCAAGAACGCTGGCGGCGTGGGCACCGACGAAGGACATGCCATTGCTGTGGACAGCTCCGGCAACAGCTATATTACCGGCGTGTTTGCGCTAACCGCCACCTTCGACGCCGCCACAGTGACCAGCGCAGCGAGTGGGGATGTGTTCGTGGCCAAGTACAACACCTCGGGCACCCTGGTATGGGTGAAGCGCGCCGGCGGCGGTTCCGACGACGAAGGCAATGGTATCGCCATTGACGGCAGCGGCAAGAGCTATGTCACCGGCCGCTTCACCGGCACGAACGTCACGTTCGGTCCGGGGGAAGGGAACCAGACCCTGCTCAGCGCTGGGCATGGCAACGATATCGATATTTTCGTCGCCGGCTACAACGCCGATGGCACGCTGGCCTGGGCCAAACGGGCGGGCGGCCTGTCAGGAGGCAGCGGTCCGTCACCAGACGAGGGCTTCGGTATCGCCACGGATAGCGACGGCAACAGCTACGTGACTGGCTTTTTCAACAATACCGCTACTTTTGGTCCTGGTGCCGGGCAGAGCGTGGTGGCGGCCAGCACCACAAATGAAGACATTTTTCTCGCAACTTATACTTCCAGCGGAAATTTGATTTGGGTGCGCCGCGCCGGCGGCACGAGTCGCGATGAAAGCTATGCGGTGGCGGTGCGCAACCGGGAAGCCCATATCACGGGACGTATTCAAGGACAGGCTGCCAGTAGCGCCGTGTTTGGATTAGGAGAAACCAACGAGACCACGCTGAGCGCCTCAGCAGTCGACATCTTCGTCGCCAAGTACAAAGCCCCCGTCTGCGGCGACAGCGCCCTCGGCGTCGGCGAGACCTGCGACGAAGGCGCCGCCAACGGCATGCCGGGTTCGTGTTGCAGCTCTGAGTGCACCCTGGTGACAGAAGGCACGGTCTGTCGCGAAGGCATCGGGCTCTGCGATGCCGACGAAACCTGCAATGGCATTAGCGGCACCTGCCCTGCCGACGTGCTGGCCACAGCCGGCACGGTCTGTCGCCCAGGCGTGGATGCCTGCGACGCAGCCGAAACGTGCAGCGGTGCGAGCGCGGACTGCCCGAGCGACAGCTTCGCCGAAGCGGGTACGGCCTGCGGCGGCAGCGCTGCCGCCTGCGACGCCCTCGATACCTGTGATGGCAGCGGCACCTGCGTCGACAACATCGATCCCGCCGACACGGTCTGTCTCTCGGGCACTGGCGTCTGCGATCCCAACGACACCTGCGACGGCTCCAGCAAAACCTGCGCTCCCGTCGTCGCCACGGCCGGCACGGCGTGCGGGGGCAGCGACGCCGCTTGTGACGCCCTCGACACCTGTAACGGCAGTGGCTCCTGCACCGACAACGTCGATCCCGCCGGCACGGTCTGTTTGACCGGCACCGGCACCTGCGATCCTAACGACACCTGCGACGGCACGGGCAAAGCCTGCGCCCCAACCTTTGCCGAGACGGGCACGGCCTGCGGCGGCAGCGATGTCGCCTGCGACGCCCTCGATACCTGTAACGGCAGCGGCTCCTGCACCGACAACGTCGATACCGCCGGCACGGTCTGTCTGACCGGCACCGGCATCTGCGATCCTAACGATACCTGCGATGGCGCGAGCGCGGCCTGCGCTCCGACCTTTGCCGAGACGGGCACGGCCTGCGGCGGCAGCGATGTCGCCTGCGACGCGCTCGACACCTGTAACGGCGGCGGCACCTGCGTCGATAACATCGATTCTGCCGACGTGGTCTGTCGCGCAAGCGCTGGAACGTGCGACCCCGCCGAACACTGCACCGGCAGCAGCACCATCTGTCCTATCGACGTAGCGTCGGCGCCGGGCGCGGTCTGCCGCCCAGCCGTGAGTTCCTGCGATCACGAAGAGGTGTGCGATGGCAGCGGCGTGTGTCCGCCGGACATCGTCGAGCCACCGACCACAGTGTGTCGGGCAGGATCCGGCGACTGTACCGATACTCCGGAATTCTGTAATGGCAAGACTGGAGACTGCCCACCGGATTTACCGGTCGTTGCCACGTTCGGTTGCCAGATTGGCAGTAATCCTACCCCAGTGTTGTGCCAAGGCACCAGCAAGAAAGACCTCATTATCGGCACCAATGGTCCCGATGTCATCTTCGGTGGCGGCGGCAACGATGAAATCCATGGACTGAAAGGCGACGACATCATCTGCGGTGAAGATGGGAACGATATTCTTGTCGGCGACTTGGGGAATGACATCCTCCTCGGTGGGAATGGCAATGACATTCTCAGAGGCAACGGAGCAGACTCTCCGCTCGTCGACGAAGAGGACAACAACCGTTTGTTTGGCGGTGAGGGAAACGACACCTTGATCGGCGGAGAAGGAGCCGATCGGCTTGAGGGTGAAAATGGCAATGACAAGCTTTTGAGTCATGGCGGTAATGACCTGCTCTTCGGTGGTGCAGGGAAAGACAACCTCAACGGCGGCGATGGCGATGACGAACTCGACGGCGGCACCGAAGTCGACAAGCTCGACGGCGGACCGGGGATCGACAAGTGCAAAAACGGTGAATCGCCCGCATTCAAGAACTGCGAGCTGGTCTTGCCCTAA
- a CDS encoding nuclear transport factor 2 family protein, with protein MSADNAKLVSDFCMALEQGSVAALLPYLAEDVVYHNIPWKPVHGHAGVRQVLGAFIEGPKRATVKMNLKHTTVAGNAVMNERLEEWAKGAVRVDLPVLGVFEVTDGKITHWRDYFDAKSIEPLSQAIQNG; from the coding sequence ATGAGTGCAGACAATGCGAAGCTGGTGAGCGACTTTTGCATGGCGTTAGAGCAAGGCAGTGTGGCGGCGCTCCTGCCGTATCTGGCTGAAGACGTGGTCTATCACAACATCCCCTGGAAACCGGTGCATGGGCATGCAGGAGTACGACAGGTGCTGGGGGCGTTCATCGAGGGGCCGAAGCGCGCCACCGTGAAGATGAACCTCAAACACACGACCGTCGCTGGCAACGCGGTAATGAACGAGCGGCTGGAAGAGTGGGCCAAAGGCGCGGTGCGGGTCGATTTGCCGGTGCTGGGGGTGTTCGAGGTCACAGACGGGAAGATCACCCACTGGCGGGATTATTTCGATGCCAAGAGCATCGAGCCGCTCTCGCAAGCGATTCAGAACGGGTAA
- a CDS encoding AAA family ATPase, whose product MTTAPTDLHADASPTLHPTTPPTELTPESLRFQVSLGIDFHTTAELMPGADFIGQERARAALEVGLGIPSSGFNLFVSGLTGSDKLEVLRNWIAQHAAQVPTPGDWAYVHNFAHPDEPRAILLAAGKGCRLKHLMNELVKTLKEELPKAFRQEAFDKEKAQLKDKYVSQAQALSLQIDASARAKGLTIQPGPGGNILMIPVVNGRPLESQEEFTRLSPEEQQRIETSQRALAEEMTAFTAKQQELLRAMAEDVRLVEKRFGDALLAPLLTTISREMAAPEVDDYLNEVKAHIIDNLDDFKESEPSGPPSPLMPFLPPREPFLEYDVNVVVDNARLQGAPVLIEGSPTYPNLFGAIERVVDRAGRLVTNFTRIKSGSLLRAHGGYLIFNLEDALTEPAVWKTLKRTLKSGRIEIETYEPFAMFSTSGLKPEPVRIQVKVVVVGSPMLYHTLYALDEEFREVFKVHADFRHAMELDAAHLAAYSHWVAQVCRQDRLPHFDRSGVERLVEFGARQVGDRQKVSASSLEITDLVREAAYWARKDTATVVSARHVQKALDQRTFRSNRVEEEIRRLIVDGTILVAIDGRTVGQLNGLSVMQLGEHSFGRPSRVTASVGMGQAGIVNIERESRLSGSLHDKGLLILSGYLRNRYGQQQPLALSASLCFEQSYSGVDGDSASSTELYALLSCLAEVPLRQDLAVTGSVNQWGEVQAIGGVNEKVEGFFDVCRMSGLTGQQGVMIPASNVRNLVLRTDVIEAVTQGQFHLYPIRTIDEGIELLTGVRAGTNEEEGTINGAVSRRLRALAVGLKMFASEGTNGKTKAEANTDEKSS is encoded by the coding sequence ATGACCACTGCCCCAACCGACCTGCACGCAGACGCTTCCCCGACTCTGCACCCCACGACGCCACCGACCGAACTCACCCCCGAGTCGCTGCGCTTCCAGGTCTCGCTAGGGATCGATTTTCACACCACCGCAGAGCTGATGCCAGGTGCCGACTTCATCGGCCAGGAGCGCGCCCGTGCGGCGTTGGAAGTCGGGCTCGGCATCCCCAGCAGCGGGTTCAACCTGTTCGTGTCGGGACTGACCGGCAGCGATAAACTGGAAGTGCTGCGCAACTGGATTGCCCAGCATGCAGCGCAAGTCCCCACCCCCGGCGACTGGGCCTATGTCCATAATTTCGCTCACCCCGATGAGCCGCGCGCCATTCTACTTGCCGCCGGCAAGGGTTGCCGTCTCAAACACCTGATGAACGAACTGGTAAAAACTCTCAAGGAAGAATTGCCCAAAGCCTTTCGTCAGGAAGCCTTCGACAAGGAAAAAGCCCAGCTCAAAGACAAATACGTCTCCCAAGCCCAAGCCCTGAGCCTGCAAATCGACGCCTCGGCGCGCGCCAAGGGGTTGACGATCCAACCCGGCCCGGGCGGCAATATCTTGATGATTCCGGTCGTCAACGGTCGCCCGCTCGAAAGCCAGGAAGAATTCACGCGCTTAAGCCCGGAGGAACAACAACGTATCGAGACCAGCCAGCGGGCGCTGGCCGAGGAAATGACGGCATTCACCGCTAAACAACAGGAACTCCTGCGCGCCATGGCCGAAGATGTCCGACTGGTGGAAAAGCGCTTCGGCGATGCCCTCTTGGCACCGCTGCTGACTACGATCAGCCGGGAGATGGCCGCCCCCGAAGTCGATGACTATTTGAACGAAGTCAAAGCCCACATCATCGACAACCTCGATGACTTCAAGGAATCGGAGCCGTCCGGTCCGCCGTCGCCTTTGATGCCGTTCCTGCCGCCGCGCGAGCCGTTCCTGGAATACGACGTCAACGTGGTGGTCGATAACGCCCGCTTGCAGGGTGCCCCGGTGCTGATCGAAGGCTCGCCCACCTATCCCAACCTCTTTGGCGCGATCGAGCGCGTGGTCGACCGCGCTGGGCGCCTAGTCACCAACTTCACGCGCATCAAGTCCGGCTCGTTGTTGCGGGCGCATGGCGGGTATTTGATCTTCAATCTGGAAGACGCGTTAACCGAACCCGCCGTGTGGAAGACGCTCAAACGCACGCTCAAAAGCGGACGCATCGAAATAGAAACCTACGAGCCGTTTGCCATGTTCTCTACCTCCGGCCTCAAGCCGGAACCGGTGCGCATCCAGGTCAAAGTCGTCGTGGTTGGCAGCCCGATGCTCTACCACACACTGTATGCCCTGGACGAAGAGTTCCGTGAAGTGTTCAAAGTGCACGCGGACTTCCGGCACGCCATGGAGCTCGATGCCGCCCACTTGGCGGCGTACAGCCACTGGGTCGCACAAGTGTGTCGTCAGGATCGGTTGCCGCACTTCGACCGTTCCGGCGTCGAACGGCTAGTCGAGTTCGGTGCCCGCCAAGTGGGGGACCGCCAGAAAGTGTCGGCGTCTTCTCTGGAAATCACCGACTTGGTTCGTGAAGCCGCTTATTGGGCGCGCAAAGACACCGCGACTGTCGTGTCGGCGCGGCACGTACAAAAAGCCCTCGATCAGCGCACGTTTCGCTCGAACCGCGTGGAGGAAGAGATCCGTCGTCTCATCGTGGATGGCACCATTCTCGTCGCGATCGACGGGCGCACCGTCGGTCAGCTCAACGGGCTCTCGGTCATGCAGTTGGGCGAACACAGCTTTGGCCGCCCTTCCCGCGTCACGGCCAGCGTCGGCATGGGTCAGGCTGGTATCGTCAATATCGAGCGCGAGTCACGGCTGAGCGGCTCGCTGCATGACAAAGGCTTGCTCATCCTCTCCGGGTATTTACGCAATCGTTACGGACAGCAGCAGCCGCTCGCGCTCTCGGCCAGCCTCTGTTTCGAGCAATCCTACTCCGGCGTCGACGGCGATAGCGCCTCTTCCACCGAGCTGTACGCTCTGCTTTCGTGTCTGGCCGAGGTGCCGCTCCGCCAGGACCTTGCCGTCACCGGGTCGGTCAACCAATGGGGCGAAGTGCAAGCGATCGGCGGCGTCAACGAAAAGGTCGAAGGCTTCTTCGATGTTTGCCGGATGTCCGGGCTCACCGGCCAGCAAGGGGTCATGATTCCCGCGTCGAATGTCCGCAATCTCGTCTTGCGCACGGATGTGATCGAAGCAGTGACGCAGGGCCAGTTTCACCTCTACCCCATTCGCACCATCGACGAAGGCATCGAATTGCTCACCGGCGTGCGCGCAGGGACCAACGAAGAAGAAGGCACGATCAACGGTGCGGTTAGCCGTCGCTTGCGCGCCTTGGCGGTCGGTCTCAAAATGTTTGCCTCCGAGGGAACCAACGGCAAGACGAAAGCGGAGGCGAACACGGACGAGAAAAGTTCGTAG
- a CDS encoding Hsp20/alpha crystallin family protein, whose amino-acid sequence MATKDPWMPTPFHQLPQEVDRLFDELIHRRWGAARSHVALGSVWTPQLDLYEDAAAFVLEADLPGVKEQDISVTVENDHLVLQGKRDFERVSATENFHFHERRSGTFLRRLQLPTSVDRDKIRVEFHDGVLLVTLPKVQTERTPRS is encoded by the coding sequence ATGGCTACAAAAGATCCCTGGATGCCGACGCCATTTCATCAGTTGCCGCAGGAAGTAGACCGCCTTTTCGACGAACTCATCCACCGCCGCTGGGGTGCCGCGCGCTCCCACGTCGCCCTTGGATCGGTCTGGACTCCCCAACTCGATCTGTATGAAGACGCCGCCGCGTTCGTGCTCGAAGCGGACCTGCCCGGCGTCAAAGAACAAGACATTTCCGTCACGGTGGAAAACGACCACCTCGTCTTGCAAGGCAAACGCGATTTCGAGCGTGTGAGCGCGACGGAAAACTTTCACTTTCACGAGCGCCGCTCGGGTACCTTTCTCCGGCGCTTACAGTTGCCGACCTCCGTCGATCGGGACAAGATCCGCGTGGAGTTTCACGACGGCGTCTTGTTAGTCACCCTGCCCAAAGTTCAAACAGAAAGGACGCCTCGGTCATGA
- a CDS encoding cyclase family protein: MPEWKPPTQTEVEGYFKRLNNWGRWGQDDQRGTLNLITPKKQAAAMALARTGRVVSLSRDLTPQPTLDHHMLCPVRRGNSRAAVDYVGLVYHGVTVTHMDALCHVEYQGQLYNGRSFDESVRFGGAQWGALDAWFDGVVTRGVLLDVAAGRAEGYVDIGQPVTPPELDAAAAHAGIKVEPGDVVVIRSGRENYETAKTSLATAVSPNMATVNARPGLHIACLEWLRAHDVAAVTWDMLDEYPVGYQGIDFGVHLGIPFLGLCLIDNAQPERLVAACTEEKRYEFLFVAMPLRIAGSTGSPCQPVAIF, from the coding sequence ATGCCGGAATGGAAACCGCCTACACAGACCGAGGTCGAAGGCTATTTCAAACGTCTCAATAACTGGGGCCGGTGGGGCCAGGACGATCAACGGGGAACGCTCAATCTGATTACACCGAAGAAACAAGCCGCCGCCATGGCGTTGGCGCGCACTGGGCGCGTGGTCTCGTTGTCGCGGGATCTCACCCCGCAACCGACGCTCGACCATCACATGCTGTGCCCGGTTCGACGCGGCAATTCCCGCGCCGCCGTCGATTATGTCGGGCTGGTTTATCACGGAGTCACCGTGACCCACATGGATGCGCTCTGCCATGTCGAGTACCAGGGCCAGTTGTACAACGGACGGAGCTTCGACGAGAGCGTGCGCTTCGGCGGTGCCCAGTGGGGTGCGCTGGATGCTTGGTTCGACGGCGTGGTGACCCGCGGCGTGTTGCTCGATGTCGCGGCTGGGCGGGCGGAAGGCTACGTCGATATCGGGCAACCGGTGACCCCGCCCGAACTGGATGCCGCTGCCGCCCACGCCGGGATTAAGGTGGAACCCGGGGATGTCGTCGTGATCCGTAGCGGACGGGAAAATTATGAAACGGCGAAAACCAGCCTCGCCACCGCAGTGTCCCCCAATATGGCGACCGTCAATGCCCGCCCGGGATTGCACATCGCCTGCTTAGAATGGCTGCGTGCACATGACGTGGCCGCCGTGACCTGGGATATGTTGGACGAATACCCGGTCGGTTATCAAGGGATCGATTTCGGCGTCCACTTGGGGATTCCCTTCCTCGGGCTCTGCCTGATCGATAACGCGCAGCCGGAGCGGCTCGTGGCCGCGTGCACCGAAGAAAAGCGTTACGAGTTTCTTTTCGTTGCCATGCCGTTACGCATCGCCGGGAGCACCGGATCGCCCTGTCAGCCGGTGGCCATTTTCTAG